A window from Vigna angularis cultivar LongXiaoDou No.4 chromosome 7, ASM1680809v1, whole genome shotgun sequence encodes these proteins:
- the LOC108337930 gene encoding rRNA-processing protein CGR1, with product MDTDETVLPPAKRSALTSPENPDKHVYGHPSYDVVIAGKVSGRKWKHVRQRRASATQVSRKGTTFEHREREKMIKKAYKKRMMELKKEIRLNKIEKRKKREDREKKKQENILKSGTKFQKITNPNTLKKIAKSKNRKQLRMVLDELLKK from the coding sequence ATGGACACCGACGAGACCGTCCTGCCTCCGGCAAAGAGATCAGCGCTAACGTCGCCGGAGAATCCGGACAAGCATGTATACGGTCATCCGAGCTACGACGTCGTGATTGCCGGGAAGGTATCTGGTCGGAAGTGGAAACATGTGCGACAGAGGAGGGCTTCGGCTACGCAAGTGAGCCGGAAAGGGACGACTTTCGAgcatagagaaagagagaagatgATTAAGAAGGCATACAAAAAAAGAATGATGGAGCTGAAAAAGGAGATTCGGTTGAACAAGAttgaaaagaggaagaagagagaggatagggagaagaagaagcaggAGAATATTCTCAAATCTGGAACCAAGTTCCAGAAGATTACCAACCCTAACACTTTGAAGAAGATTGCCAAATCAAAAAATCGGAAGCAGCTTAGGATGGTTCTTGATGAATTGCtcaagaaataa
- the LOC128197814 gene encoding putative pentatricopeptide repeat-containing protein At2g01510: MLITFPFNCVCLIRERLEELRIQLRPVYSVISSECLPFSIFRLCSINYIKACSRKNGILTLQKRHFQVDASIIKTGFDPNTYRFNFQVKNHLLHGDLGAARKLFDKMPHKNIISTNTMIMGYLNSGNLSTARSLFDGMVERSVVTWTMLIGGYAQNNKFRDAFGLFADMCRHGLVPDHVTLTTLLSGFTEFESVNEVAQVQTHVVKLGYDSTLTVCNSLLDSYCKTRSLGLACHLFKHMPERDNVTFNVLLTGYSKEGFNHDAINLFFKMQNLGFNPTEFTFAAVLTAGIQLDDIEFGQQVHSFVVKCMFVWNVFVANALLDFYSKHDRVAEVRKLFYEMPEVDGISYNVIITCCAWNERVEESLELFRELQFTRFDRRQFPFATFLSIAANALNLEMGRQIHSQAIVTDAISEILVGNSLVDMYAKCDKFGEANRIFVDLAHQSSVPWTALISGYVQKGLHEDGLKLFVDMQKAKIRADSATYASILRACANLASLTLGKQLHLHIIRSGCISNVFSGSALVDMYAKCGSIKEALHMFQEMPTRNCVSWNALISAYAQNGDGGHAIRSFEQMVHSGLQPNSVSFLSILCACSHCGLVEEGLQYFNSMTQVYKFVPKKEHYASMVDMLCRSGRFDDAEILMARMPFEPDEVMWTSILNSCRIHKNQEMAKRATDQLFNMKILRDAAPYVSLSNIYAAAGEWENVGKVKKAMRERGIRKVPAYSWVEIKQKTHVFSANDMSHPQMKEITRMLHELEEQMEKQGYKPDSSCALHNVDEEVKVESLKYHSERIAIAFALISTPKGSPILVLKNLRACNDCHAAIKIISKIVNREITVRDSSRFHHFRDGSCSCKDYWRKHIIPSQQEKEILDRVCFHCHITHFSIFICITFYTNDLQIKTILFIAF; this comes from the exons atgcttataACCTTTCCATTCAACTGTGTTTGCCTCATTAGAGAACGCCTCGAGGAGCTTCGAATCCAACTCCGACCGGTCTACTCAGTCATTTCCTCGGAGTGTCTTCCATTTTCAATTTTCCGTTTATGTTCCATTAATTACATCAAAGCATGTTCGAGGAAAAACGGAATTTTGACATTGCAAAAACGACACTTTCAGGTCGATGCTTCCATCATCAAGACAGGCTTCGATCCCAACACGTATCGTTTCAACTTTCAAGTAAAGAATCATCTCCTACATGGGGATTTGGGTGCAGCACGCAAACTGTTTGACAAAATGCCTCACAAGAACATCATCTCCACCAACACTATGATCATGGGTTACTTAAACTCTGGAAATCTTTCCACTGCTAGGAGCTTGTTTGATGGCATGGTTGAACGCTCGGTTGTTACCTGGACAATGCTCATTGGTGGCTACGCTCAGAACAATAAGTTCCGCGATGCTTTCGGTCTCTTCGCTGATATGTGTAGGCACGGCTTGGTTCCGGATCATGTCACCTTGACGACTCTCTTATCTGGGTTCACTGAGTTTGAAAGTGTCAATGAAGTCGCACAAGTGCAAACCCATGTTGTCAAATTGGGGTATGATTCCACCCTCACGGTTTGCAACTCGTTGCTTGATTCTTACTGTAAGACGCGTAGCCTAGGTTTGGCTTGTCACCTCTTCAAGCATATGCCGGAGAGAGATAATGTAACTTTCAATGTGTTGTTGACGGGGTACTCCAAAGAGGGCTTCAATCATGATGCTATCAACCTGTTTTTCAAGATGCAGAATTTGGGGTTCAATCCCACTGAGTTTACTTTTGCTGCGGTTTTAACTGCAGGCATACAGTTGGATGATATAGAATTTGGGCAACAAGTTCACAGTTTTGTGGTGAAGTGTATGTTTGTGTGGAATGTGTTTGTGGCTAATGCTTTGCTTGATTTCTACTCCAAGCATGACCGTGTTGCTGAAGTGAGGAAGCTTTTTTATGAAATGCCAGAGGTGGATGGTATCTCTTACAATGTGATCATCACTTGTTGTGCATGGAATGAAAGAGTGGAGGAATCGCTTGAACTTTTCAGGGAATTACAGTTTACAAGATTTGACAGGCGGCAATTCCCATTTGCAACCTTTTTGAGCATTGCCGCAAATGCTTTGAACCTGGAAATGGGTAGGCAAATCCATTCCCAGGCAATTGTAACAGATGCCATTTCAGAAATTCTGGTTGGGAATTCTTTGGTTGACATGTATGCTAAATGTGACAAATTTGGGGAAGCAAATAGGATTTTTGTTGATTTGGCTCATCAAAGTTCAGTTCCATGGACAGCCCTGATCTCGGGTTATGTTCAGAAGGGGCTCCATGAAGACGGCCTAAAGCTATTTGTTGATATGCAAAAAGCCAAAATACGTGCTGACTCGGCCACTTACGCCAGTATCTTAAGAGCTTGCGCAAATCTAGCTTCACTAACACTGGGAAAACAGTTACACTTACATATAATCAGGTCTGGATGCATTTCAAATGTATTTTCTGGGAGTGCACTGGTTGACATGTATGCAAAATGTGGATCCATAAAAGAAGCACTTCATATGTTTCAAGAGATGCCTACGAGGAACTGTGTTTCCTGGAATGCACTGATTTCAGCTTATGCACAAAACGGAGACGGTGGCCATGCTATTAGATCATTTGAACAAATGGTTCATTCAGGTCTGCAACCAAATTCTGTCAGCTTCCTTAGCATTTTGTGTGCCTGCAGCCACTGTGGTCTAGTTGAAGAAGGATTACAATACTTCAACTCCATGACTCAAGTGTATAAATTTGTACCCAAAAAAGAGCATTACGCATCAATGGTTGATATGCTATGTCGCAGTGGGCGATTTGATGATGCTGAGATATTGATGGCTCGGATGCCGTTTGAACCAGATGAGGTAATGTGGACATCGATTCTCAACTCATGCAGGATCCATAAGAATCAAGAGATGGCAAAGAGAGCAACAGATCAACTATTCAATATGAAGATCCTTAGAGATGCTGCTCCATATGTTAGCCTTTCCAATATTTATGCAGCAGCTGGTGAATGGGAGAATGTAGGAAAGGTGAAGAAGGCCATGAGAGAGCGAGGGATCAGAAAGGTCCCAGCATACAGTTGGGTTGAAATCAAACAGAAGACTCATGTTTTCTCAGCCAATGACATGTCTCACCCACAGATGAAAGAGATAACAAGGATGCTTCATGAGTTGGAAGAGCAAATGGAGAAACAAGGGTATAAACCTGACTCAAGTTGTGCCCTGCACAATGTGGATGAGGAAGTCAAGGTAGAGTCCCTAAAGTATCACAGTGAACGCATTGCCATTGCGTTTGCACTTATTAGCACCCCAAAAGGGTCACCCATATTGGTGCTGAAGAACCTACGAGCTTGTAACGATTGCCACGCTGCCATCAAGATAATCTCCAAGATTGTAAACCGGGAAATCACAGTCAGGGATTCAAGTAGATTCCATCATTTCAGAGATGGATCTTGCTCCTGTAAGGACTACTG GAGAAAACATATTATTCCTTCCcagcaagaaaaagaaatcctTGACAGAGTTTGCTTCCACTGTCATATCacacatttttctatttttatttgtataactttttatacCAATGATCTACAGATCAAGACAATCTTATTCATAGCTTTCTAA
- the LOC108323584 gene encoding sialyltransferase-like protein 5: MRQHKQVSALNRRPTILYLVCAAALFSFLLFYIQSSFFSGSLSSARKSKIIRILSNFQSSVQQCVDKRGLGLTAHIIDHCNLILKYPEGTNSSWYNAQFKHFEPLEYKYDVCEAILLWEQYRNMTTVLTREYLDSRPGGWMDYAPQRIAQLGTKKCTNKTLCEENLNVLLPAKPPFHPRQFRTCAVVGNSGDLLKTTFGKEIDSHDAVIRDNEAPVNEEYAKYVGLKRDFRLVVRGAARNMVPILKGSDTEVLIIKSLTHREINAVIKTIPNPVYLFQGIVLRRGAKGTGMKSIELALSMCDIIDIYGFTVDPGYTEWTRYFSKPRKGHNPLQGRAYYQLLECLGVIRIHSPMRSKRREDWSDIPSREMIRQAHAAALHLKRNEDGHGGDLGQFGNCKVWGNVDPENSGPVSGSPDMSDIRKYSNYSKWEVMPFESLRREAQDHYNQMQGVSLYKMDGNRLDDLVCVRHSLKSEA, translated from the exons atgaggCAGCACAAGCAGGTTTCAGCCCTTAACCGACGACCCACCATCCTTTATCTGGTGTGCGCGGCTGCATTGTTCTCCTTCCTCCTCTTCTACATCCAATCCTCTTTCTTCTCAG GGTCCCTTTCTTCGGCTCGCAAATCCAAAATTATCCGCATCTTGTCTAACTTTCAGTCCAGTGTTCAGCAATGTGTG GATAAGAGGGGGCTAGGACTCACTGCTCATATAATTGACCATTGCAATTTGATCCTTAAATACCCTGAAGGTACCAACAGCTCTTGG TACAACGCACAGTTTAAGCACTTTGAGCCGTTGGAGTACAAATATGATGTGTGTGAGGCAATCCTGTTGTGGGAACAG TATCGGAACATGACAACTGTGTTGACCAGAGAGTATCTTGATTCTCGACCTGGTGGTTGGATGGATTACGCTCCACAAAGGATAGCACAGTT GGGGACAAAGAAGTGCACCAACAAGACTCTTTGTGAAGAGAACCTCAATGTGTTATTACCTGCAAAGCCCCCATTTCACCCACGGCAGTTCCGAACTTGTGCTGTTGTTGGTAATTCTGGGGACCTTCTGAAGACTACATTCGGGAAAGAAATTGACAGCCATGATGCTGTTATTCGGGACAATGAGGCCCCTGTTAATGAG GAATATGCCAAATATGTTGGTCTTAAGAGGGATTTCCGTCTAGTTGTCAGAGGTGCTGCGCGTAACATGGTCCCTATTCTAAAAGGATCTG ACACTGAGGTTCTCATAATCAAAAGTCTGACACACAGAGAAATCAATGCAGTTATAAAG ACCATACCCAACCCAGTCTATCTCTTCCAAGGAATTGTACTACGTCGAGGTGCCAAAGGAACTGGAATGAAATCTATTGAGTTAGCGCTCTCCATGTGTGATATCATTGATATATATGGATTCACTGTTGATCCAGGATACACTGAATG gaCAAGATACTTCTCTAAGCCTAGAAAGGGACACAATCCACTTCAAGGAAGAGCGTATTACCAACTTCTAGAATGTCTTGGG GTAATCAGGATTCACTCGCCCATGAGATCTAAGAGGAGGGAAGACTGGTCAGATATACCTAGTAGAGAAATGATAAGGCAAGCACATGCAGCAGCTTTGCACTTGAAAAGGAATGAAGACGGTCATGGAGGTGATTTAGGACAGTTTGGCAATTGTAAGGTGTGGGGCAATGTGGATCCAGAGAACAGTGGACCTGTCTCAGGATCACCAGACATGAGTGATATAAggaaatattcaaattatagtAAATGGGAAGTGATGCCTTTTGAGAGTTTGAGGAGGGAAGCACAGGATCATTATAACCAGATGCAAGGGGTCTCTCTATATAAAATGGACGGCAATAGGTTGGATGATCTAGTCTGTGTGAGACATTCCTTAAAATCTGAGGCGTAA